In Nanohaloarchaea archaeon SW_7_43_1, a single window of DNA contains:
- a CDS encoding replication factor C small subunit, which yields MTEIDVWTEKYRPDTLNEVVGQEKIVDRLTSFVEEDSIPHLMFAGPAGTGKTTSAMSLAKDLYGDSWRQNFMETNASDERGINVVRERIKDFARTKPVNADYKIIFLDEADALTQDAQQALRRTMEQFSDNCRFILSCNYSSKIIDPIQSRCAVFRFNRLDDEDVEKYIMRIAENEGFKISREAIDAVLRVSGGDLRRVTNVLQTASMTEDEIEEEDIYGASASLKPGETEDILEKALEGDFIEAREHLADIMIERGLDGQDVINAIHREVMDLEVSDRAKLEIIEHLGEFEFRIAEGGTSDIQIEALLAKIADLEEK from the coding sequence ATGACTGAAATTGATGTCTGGACAGAAAAATACCGGCCCGATACTCTGAATGAGGTAGTTGGGCAGGAGAAAATAGTTGACAGATTAACCTCTTTCGTGGAGGAAGATTCAATTCCTCACCTCATGTTTGCAGGACCGGCCGGGACCGGTAAAACAACCTCAGCTATGTCCCTGGCGAAGGATCTCTACGGAGATTCATGGAGACAGAACTTCATGGAAACAAATGCCTCCGATGAGAGAGGTATCAATGTTGTCAGAGAGAGAATCAAGGATTTTGCTCGGACAAAGCCGGTCAACGCCGATTATAAGATAATATTCCTGGACGAAGCAGACGCGCTTACACAGGACGCTCAGCAGGCACTGAGAAGGACAATGGAACAGTTCTCTGACAACTGTCGATTTATACTTTCATGCAATTACTCCTCGAAGATAATCGATCCAATTCAGTCACGTTGTGCCGTGTTCAGGTTCAACCGTCTGGATGATGAAGATGTTGAGAAATATATTATGAGGATAGCTGAAAATGAAGGATTCAAGATCTCCCGTGAGGCGATTGATGCGGTTCTCAGAGTTTCCGGTGGAGATCTGAGAAGGGTTACTAATGTTTTACAGACAGCCTCCATGACTGAAGATGAGATAGAGGAAGAGGATATTTACGGCGCCTCTGCTTCTTTGAAACCGGGTGAGACAGAGGATATACTTGAGAAAGCTCTTGAAGGCGACTTTATTGAGGCCCGTGAACACCTGGCTGATATCATGATTGAAAGAGGGCTTGATGGACAGGATGTAATCAACGCAATCCACAGAGAAGTCATGGATCTAGAAGTCTCGGATCGGGCGAAACTGGAGATCATCGAACATCTCGGAGAGTTCGAGTTCCGGATTGCCGAAGGCGGAACCTCTGATATCCAGATAGAAGCACTTTTAGCTAAAATAGCAGATCTGGAAGAAAAATGA
- a CDS encoding AbrB/MazE/SpoVT family DNA-binding domain-containing protein, giving the protein MKLKRKVGDRGQVTLPKDLRDQLGILPNTEVYFSEDDGKVVLEKKNESFSDWAKETSEKIGKLDKSVKDYRKEQMESRLKT; this is encoded by the coding sequence ATGAAACTTAAGAGGAAGGTCGGGGATAGAGGACAAGTAACTTTACCTAAAGATCTTAGGGATCAACTAGGGATTTTACCGAACACCGAAGTTTATTTCTCAGAAGATGACGGTAAGGTAGTCCTAGAGAAGAAGAACGAATCGTTCAGTGACTGGGCCAAAGAAACTTCAGAAAAAATTGGAAAACTCGATAAAAGCGTTAAAGACTACCGGAAAGAACAAATGGAAAGCAGGCTGAAAACGTGA
- a CDS encoding AAA family ATPase — protein MWVKKYRPDSLSDYRGATSEKEELKEWAENWETGDKPVLLHGPPGTGKTSLVEALGNDLGYEMLETNASDARTKSKLKTELKQATQQKSFFGGKKLILVDEVDGMSSTDRGGTKELGRILEETKFPLVMTANDAYDSKIRSLRNKSKVIEIGKVHTNSINAHLKQILEQEGIEYEKKAVKKIARQANGQMRSAINDLQTVASGKQELTEDDLDAVGIRDAEKGVFDALKMIFKTDSAETATNATDNLDEDPDTFLQWVRENIPREYTGSSDTAEAYDWISRADLFNGRIRRRMNWKLLKYVYAFSTIGVALSKEERYQGWTKYQYPSKIRQMGSSRASRNKLEEISKKLGEKLHISLNESKSMMPFVAVLLEHDEKKFAEQLELDEDEIQFIQEFR, from the coding sequence ATGTGGGTAAAAAAATATAGGCCGGATTCCCTGTCGGATTACAGGGGTGCAACCAGCGAGAAAGAAGAGCTGAAGGAATGGGCTGAGAACTGGGAGACGGGAGATAAACCAGTTTTACTTCACGGCCCGCCTGGAACCGGTAAGACTTCTCTTGTTGAAGCTCTCGGTAATGATCTCGGATATGAGATGCTTGAGACCAATGCCTCCGATGCTAGAACTAAGAGTAAGTTGAAAACCGAACTGAAGCAGGCAACCCAGCAGAAATCATTTTTCGGCGGCAAAAAGCTGATCTTGGTAGATGAAGTAGATGGTATGTCTTCTACAGATAGAGGCGGAACCAAAGAATTAGGGCGAATACTTGAAGAGACAAAGTTTCCCTTGGTTATGACTGCTAATGATGCCTATGATTCAAAGATTAGATCCCTCAGAAACAAATCGAAGGTCATAGAGATCGGGAAAGTACATACGAACTCGATTAACGCCCATCTAAAGCAAATCTTGGAACAGGAAGGTATTGAATACGAGAAGAAGGCTGTTAAAAAGATTGCCCGACAAGCTAATGGCCAGATGAGATCGGCTATAAATGATCTTCAAACGGTAGCCTCAGGAAAACAAGAACTTACTGAGGATGATCTTGATGCAGTCGGAATAAGAGATGCGGAGAAAGGTGTTTTTGATGCCCTTAAGATGATATTCAAGACTGATAGTGCGGAGACAGCTACCAATGCAACTGATAACCTTGATGAGGATCCGGATACGTTTCTTCAATGGGTTAGAGAGAATATTCCACGGGAATATACCGGATCTAGTGATACAGCTGAAGCCTATGACTGGATTTCGAGAGCCGATCTATTCAATGGCAGGATCAGGAGACGGATGAACTGGAAACTGCTGAAGTATGTCTATGCCTTCTCTACTATAGGAGTGGCTTTGAGCAAAGAGGAGCGTTATCAGGGATGGACGAAGTACCAGTATCCTTCAAAAATTAGGCAGATGGGGTCGTCTCGAGCCTCTCGAAACAAATTAGAGGAGATATCGAAGAAACTAGGTGAGAAGCTTCATATCTCGCTTAACGAGTCCAAATCGATGATGCCATTTGTAGCTGTGCTTCTTGAACATGATGAGAAAAAGTTTGCGGAGCAGTTAGAACTGGATGAGGATGAGATCCAGTTTATCCAGGAATTTAGATAG